A window of the Streptomyces sp. JB150 genome harbors these coding sequences:
- a CDS encoding MFS transporter: protein MTQTTDATVVAHARKGPRPARTRRRIHRAWFVAAVTFVTIIGAAAFRSLPGLLIDPLHQEYGWSRGTIGAAVSVNLALYGLTAPFAAALMDRFGIRRVVACALVVIALGAGLTVWMTAAWQLLLCWGLLVGLGSGSMALAFAATVTNRWFTERRGLVTGILTAASASGQLIFLPLLSWIVERHQWRPAAVTVALAALVVVPFVWLLLRDHPADVGLKPYGAKEFVPKPAPVPGAARRAVTVLFRAARTGPFWLLAGTFAICGASTNGLVQTHFVPAAHDHGMPVTAAASLLAVIGVFDVVGTIASGWFTDRFDARRLLAVYYALRGVSLLFLPMLLAPSVHPPMIFFIVFYGLDWVATVPPTVALCREHYGDDSAIVFGWVLASHQVGAALVAFLGGVARDVFGSYDVVWYASGALCAAAALMALVIRRRPAPAAASLAAA from the coding sequence GTGACCCAGACAACCGATGCGACCGTCGTCGCCCACGCCCGGAAGGGACCGCGTCCCGCCCGTACCCGCCGCCGGATCCACCGCGCCTGGTTCGTCGCCGCCGTCACCTTCGTGACGATCATCGGCGCCGCCGCCTTCCGCTCGCTGCCGGGCCTGCTCATCGACCCGCTGCACCAGGAGTACGGCTGGTCGCGCGGCACCATCGGCGCGGCCGTCTCCGTCAACCTCGCCCTCTACGGTCTCACCGCGCCGTTCGCGGCGGCGCTGATGGACCGCTTCGGCATCCGGCGGGTCGTCGCGTGCGCGCTCGTGGTGATCGCACTGGGCGCGGGGCTCACCGTGTGGATGACGGCGGCCTGGCAGCTGCTGCTGTGCTGGGGTCTGCTGGTCGGCCTGGGCAGCGGCTCGATGGCGCTGGCGTTCGCGGCGACGGTCACCAACCGCTGGTTCACCGAGCGGCGCGGACTGGTGACGGGCATCCTCACCGCCGCGTCCGCCTCCGGACAGCTGATCTTCCTGCCGCTATTGTCCTGGATCGTCGAGCGGCACCAGTGGCGCCCGGCCGCCGTGACCGTCGCCCTCGCCGCCCTCGTCGTCGTCCCGTTCGTCTGGCTGCTGCTGCGCGACCACCCGGCCGACGTGGGTCTCAAGCCGTACGGCGCGAAGGAGTTCGTGCCGAAGCCCGCGCCGGTGCCGGGCGCCGCGCGCCGCGCGGTCACCGTCCTGTTCCGGGCGGCCAGGACCGGACCGTTCTGGCTGCTGGCCGGCACCTTCGCGATCTGCGGGGCCTCCACCAACGGCCTGGTCCAGACCCACTTCGTGCCCGCCGCCCACGACCACGGCATGCCCGTCACCGCCGCCGCCTCGCTGCTCGCGGTCATCGGTGTCTTCGACGTCGTCGGCACGATCGCCTCGGGCTGGTTCACCGACCGCTTCGACGCGCGCCGGCTGCTCGCGGTCTACTACGCCCTGCGCGGGGTCTCCCTGCTGTTCCTGCCGATGCTGCTGGCGCCGTCCGTGCACCCGCCGATGATCTTCTTCATCGTCTTCTACGGCCTGGACTGGGTCGCCACCGTCCCGCCCACCGTCGCCCTGTGCCGCGAGCACTACGGCGACGACAGCGCGATCGTCTTCGGCTGGGTGCTGGCCTCGCACCAGGTCGGTGCCGCCCTGGTCGCCTTCCTCGGCGGCGTCGCCCGCGACGTGTTCGGCAGCTACGACGTCGTCTGGTACGCCTCCGGGGCGCTGTGCGCGGCGGCGGCGCTGATGGCGCTGGTGATCCGGCGCCGCCCGGCCCCGGCCGCCGCGTCGCTCGCGGCGGCCTGA
- a CDS encoding helix-turn-helix domain-containing protein, which produces MSPEPSRGPRPEPSRGPGGEPDRVPGREPADADGFRPHRVVVLALDGLLPFELGIPHRIFGRPKDARGRRLYEVVTCSVRPPGPVETDADFAIHVAHGPEALATADTVIVPASYELGPVHEEGVLTEELAAALGRIRPGTRLASICTGVYVLAAAGYLDGRPATTHWADAERLQRMFPKVKVDADVLFIDDGDVLTSAGVAAGIDLCLHIVRRDHGTAVANDVARRTVVPPHRDGGQAQYIQRPVPDPQQATTTTARAWALGRLHEPIQLRDMAEQEAMSVRTFTRRFREETGVSPGQWLTQQRVERARYLLESTDLSVDQVARDAGFGTAQSMRQHLQAALGVTPTAYRRTFRASAAAAAGGPGRPGDAGGTRDPGSARGTRGVQSTGTG; this is translated from the coding sequence ATGAGCCCTGAGCCGAGCCGTGGACCGCGCCCTGAGCCGAGCCGTGGACCGGGCGGGGAGCCGGACCGCGTACCGGGCCGTGAGCCAGCCGACGCCGACGGCTTCCGTCCGCACCGCGTCGTCGTCCTCGCCCTCGACGGGCTCCTCCCCTTCGAACTGGGCATCCCGCACCGCATCTTCGGCCGCCCCAAGGACGCGCGGGGGCGGCGCCTCTACGAGGTCGTCACCTGCTCGGTGCGCCCGCCGGGCCCGGTGGAGACGGACGCGGACTTCGCCATCCACGTCGCCCACGGCCCGGAGGCCCTGGCCACCGCCGACACCGTGATCGTCCCGGCGTCGTACGAACTCGGCCCGGTCCACGAGGAGGGCGTGCTCACCGAGGAGCTGGCCGCCGCCCTCGGCCGCATCCGGCCGGGCACCCGGCTCGCCTCCATCTGCACCGGCGTGTACGTCCTGGCCGCCGCCGGCTACCTCGACGGCCGCCCGGCGACCACCCACTGGGCCGACGCCGAACGCCTCCAGCGGATGTTCCCCAAGGTGAAGGTCGACGCGGACGTGCTGTTCATCGACGACGGCGACGTGCTGACCTCCGCCGGGGTCGCGGCCGGCATCGACCTGTGCCTGCACATCGTGCGCCGCGACCACGGCACGGCCGTCGCCAACGACGTGGCCCGGCGCACGGTCGTCCCGCCGCACCGCGACGGCGGTCAGGCCCAGTACATCCAGCGCCCGGTGCCCGACCCGCAGCAGGCCACCACGACCACCGCCCGCGCCTGGGCGCTCGGCCGCCTCCACGAGCCGATCCAGCTGCGGGACATGGCCGAGCAGGAGGCCATGTCGGTACGCACCTTCACCCGCCGCTTCCGCGAGGAGACCGGGGTCAGCCCCGGCCAGTGGCTCACCCAGCAGCGCGTCGAACGCGCGCGGTACCTGCTGGAGTCCACCGACCTCTCGGTCGACCAGGTGGCCCGCGACGCCGGCTTCGGCACCGCCCAGTCCATGCGCCAGCACCTGCAGGCCGCCCTGGGCGTCACCCCCACCGCCTACCGCCGGACCTTCCGGGCGTCGGCCGCAGCGGCGGCCGGGGGCCCGGGCCGTCCCGGAGACGCGGGAGGCACGCGAGACCCGGGAAGCGCGCGAGGAACCCGCGGTGTCCAGAGCACCGGCACCGGCTGA
- a CDS encoding ATP-binding protein encodes MQLEIRPDPAEVGRARRWARARLAGSAIAADEPLAETLVLIVSELVTNAVVHTGCPAVLRLCLPQAAAGEATVRLEVTDRSTRAPVPRWADGDDTGGRGLALVDGLADRWGWSREGTGKRIWCELDRRDATRPAAAGRPAGGTAMYGACEGLAYEAV; translated from the coding sequence GTGCAGCTGGAGATCCGGCCCGACCCCGCTGAAGTGGGGCGAGCCCGGAGGTGGGCACGCGCGCGGCTCGCCGGGTCCGCGATAGCGGCCGACGAACCGCTGGCCGAGACGCTCGTCCTGATCGTCTCGGAACTGGTCACCAACGCCGTGGTGCACACCGGCTGTCCGGCCGTCCTGCGGCTCTGTCTGCCCCAGGCCGCCGCCGGCGAGGCGACCGTCCGCCTGGAGGTCACCGACCGCAGCACCCGCGCGCCGGTGCCGCGCTGGGCCGACGGCGACGACACCGGCGGCCGGGGCCTCGCGCTCGTCGACGGGCTCGCCGACCGCTGGGGCTGGAGCCGGGAGGGCACCGGCAAGCGCATCTGGTGCGAGCTGGACCGCCGTGACGCCACGCGCCCGGCCGCGGCGGGCCGCCCCGCGGGCGGCACGGCGATGTACGGGGCGTGCGAGGGGCTGGCGTACGAGGCCGTGTGA
- a CDS encoding EF-hand domain-containing protein, translating to MVSSEYERGIAARFATFDLDGNGSIDREDFSAAAKAVLAEFGTAARSDKGQALYGGAEAFWQGMAGIADRDGDQRITREEFVNGAVKRLRDNPERFAEIARPFLHAALDIADTDGDGAATVENVTRVLTALGVPGERARAAAAALDADGDGTVGEADVVPAFARYFTVPD from the coding sequence ATGGTCAGCAGCGAGTACGAGCGCGGGATCGCCGCCCGGTTCGCCACTTTCGACCTGGACGGCAACGGCTCCATCGACCGTGAGGACTTCAGCGCGGCGGCCAAGGCCGTCCTCGCGGAGTTCGGTACGGCGGCCCGGTCCGACAAGGGGCAGGCGCTGTACGGCGGCGCGGAGGCGTTCTGGCAGGGCATGGCCGGGATAGCGGACCGCGACGGTGACCAGCGCATCACACGCGAGGAGTTCGTCAACGGCGCGGTGAAGCGGCTGCGGGACAACCCGGAGCGGTTCGCCGAGATCGCCCGGCCCTTCCTGCACGCCGCCCTCGACATCGCCGACACGGACGGGGACGGCGCCGCGACCGTCGAGAACGTCACCCGCGTGCTGACCGCGCTCGGCGTGCCCGGGGAGCGCGCCCGCGCGGCCGCCGCCGCGCTGGACGCCGACGGGGACGGCACGGTCGGCGAGGCGGACGTCGTACCGGCCTTCGCGCGCTACTTCACCGTTCCCGACTAG
- a CDS encoding STAS domain-containing protein, which yields MVVAFNVTGDERGEWAVLHVSGELDLVTSPVLRQRVHDVVAEGRHRLVLDLSEVFFCDSSGVGVLIAARRLLRSCQGRLRLILPAEGAVDGSHVNRVLGALGVRRLFDVYGDLTAAVTEDTEPLSA from the coding sequence TTGGTGGTGGCGTTCAATGTGACCGGTGACGAGCGGGGCGAGTGGGCCGTGCTCCATGTGTCGGGCGAGCTGGACCTGGTGACGTCGCCGGTGCTGCGTCAGCGGGTCCACGATGTGGTGGCCGAGGGCCGCCACCGGCTCGTCCTGGACCTCTCCGAGGTGTTCTTCTGCGACTCCAGCGGCGTCGGTGTGCTGATCGCCGCGCGTCGCCTGCTGCGCTCCTGCCAGGGCCGGTTGCGGCTGATACTCCCCGCCGAAGGCGCGGTCGACGGCTCCCATGTCAACCGTGTATTGGGCGCCTTGGGCGTGCGCCGGCTGTTCGACGTGTACGGGGACCTCACGGCCGCCGTGACCGAGGACACCGAACCGCTCTCCGCGTAG
- a CDS encoding sigma-70 family RNA polymerase sigma factor: MATKDAPPRWDRKMQQRLARGEAAALGELYDRFATLVHGLAHRVLGDEHAADGITREVFAHVWQHPDAYDPRQGPLRSWVAALTHRLAVQRLRATETAVLAGGHGTFEELEHKVRHAAVAARADYIVQSMPAPLRSALERAYFQRRDYRQTAADLGITEDEARRRLRLGLQLLSTAHDTGAPPGFGGTA, encoded by the coding sequence GTGGCGACGAAGGACGCACCACCCCGCTGGGACCGCAAGATGCAGCAGCGGCTCGCCCGCGGCGAGGCGGCGGCCCTCGGCGAGCTGTACGACCGCTTCGCCACCCTCGTCCACGGACTCGCCCACCGCGTCCTCGGCGACGAGCACGCGGCCGACGGCATCACCCGCGAGGTCTTCGCCCACGTCTGGCAGCACCCCGACGCCTACGACCCGAGGCAGGGCCCCCTGCGCTCCTGGGTCGCCGCCCTCACCCACCGCCTGGCCGTGCAGCGGCTGCGCGCCACCGAGACCGCCGTCCTGGCAGGCGGCCACGGCACCTTCGAGGAACTGGAGCACAAGGTCCGCCACGCCGCCGTCGCCGCCCGCGCCGACTACATCGTCCAGTCCATGCCGGCACCCCTGCGCTCCGCCCTGGAACGCGCCTACTTCCAGCGCCGCGACTACCGCCAGACCGCCGCCGACCTCGGCATCACCGAGGACGAGGCCCGCCGCCGCCTCCGTCTGGGCCTCCAGCTGCTGTCCACCGCCCACGACACCGGCGCACCTCCCGGATTCGGAGGCACGGCATGA
- a CDS encoding zf-HC2 domain-containing protein: protein MTEPGSEDGEEPGTGARHPARSPRIPLPRAAVEDTDHPLPALDDLRAAMNPPRLPHRVLTSLLGAWALSACSPEETAAVEDHLGTCGSCADEARRLREAVGLLHPPETLDLDPSLRTRVLEACLDRRPPSIPVPDWATAYDAETARLDALLQDFGEAEWHAPVRLRWYDGKDRTTRRTTVAGVIAHLLAVDGLVALALGLDDPLGDITADRPTPAARTEACWRSSRIPPTRSVRAPWREQSHALVRAVAFTGGGAGRMTVPYHDFTLPLHDAMTDRAFECWTHAEDIADAVNYPYEAPSGRHLHRMIDLAARMLPEVLAARRRAGLAAPARHLVAAGEPGRTLRLEIEGSGGGEWLIPLDSPAASPSPDHEVAHVALDDVEFCGLAAGHVSPEDAAAGQDGDREAIRDVLSAAAALSRM from the coding sequence ATGACCGAGCCCGGATCCGAGGACGGCGAGGAGCCCGGTACCGGCGCCCGCCACCCCGCGCGAAGTCCTCGCATACCGCTGCCCCGCGCCGCCGTCGAGGACACCGACCACCCCCTGCCCGCCCTCGACGACCTGCGCGCCGCCATGAACCCGCCCCGACTGCCCCACCGCGTCCTGACGTCCCTGCTGGGCGCCTGGGCGCTGTCCGCCTGCTCACCGGAGGAGACGGCCGCCGTCGAGGACCACCTCGGCACATGCGGAAGCTGCGCCGACGAGGCCCGCCGGCTGCGCGAGGCGGTCGGCCTGCTCCATCCGCCCGAGACCCTCGACCTGGACCCGTCCCTGCGCACCCGCGTCCTCGAGGCCTGCCTCGACCGCCGGCCGCCGAGCATCCCGGTCCCCGACTGGGCCACCGCCTACGACGCGGAAACCGCCCGCCTCGACGCACTGCTGCAGGACTTCGGCGAGGCCGAATGGCACGCGCCGGTCCGGCTGCGCTGGTACGACGGCAAGGACCGGACGACCCGGCGCACCACGGTCGCCGGCGTCATCGCCCACCTCCTCGCGGTGGACGGCCTCGTCGCCCTCGCCCTGGGCCTCGACGACCCCCTCGGCGACATCACCGCCGACCGGCCGACACCCGCGGCCCGCACCGAGGCCTGCTGGCGCTCCTCCCGCATCCCGCCGACCCGCTCCGTGCGCGCCCCCTGGCGCGAACAGAGCCACGCGCTGGTCCGCGCGGTCGCCTTCACCGGAGGCGGCGCCGGGCGCATGACGGTGCCGTACCACGACTTCACGCTGCCCCTGCACGACGCCATGACCGACCGTGCCTTCGAGTGCTGGACGCACGCCGAGGACATCGCGGACGCCGTGAACTACCCGTACGAGGCGCCCTCCGGCCGCCATCTCCACCGCATGATCGACCTGGCCGCGAGGATGCTCCCCGAGGTCCTGGCCGCACGCCGCCGCGCGGGCCTCGCCGCCCCCGCCCGCCACCTCGTCGCCGCCGGCGAGCCCGGCCGCACGCTCCGCCTGGAGATCGAGGGCTCCGGCGGCGGCGAGTGGCTGATCCCGCTGGACTCGCCCGCCGCGTCGCCGTCCCCCGACCACGAGGTGGCCCATGTGGCGCTCGACGACGTCGAGTTCTGCGGACTCGCCGCCGGCCACGTCTCCCCCGAGGACGCCGCGGCCGGCCAGGACGGCGACCGCGAGGCGATCAGGGACGTCCTGTCCGCCGCGGCGGCGCTGAGCCGCATGTAG